The following are encoded together in the Bradyrhizobium algeriense genome:
- a CDS encoding 2-keto-4-pentenoate hydratase: protein MLDKNAIAAASKTLHDHWRAGTKFAGLDEKLRPRDRIEGYAIQAGIEQYSSDSLFGWKIAATSEAGQKHINVDGPMAGRILAETVISDGGTASMAGNEMRVAEPEFAFRMRVDLPARTTPYTVQQVLDAVDTLHPAIEIPDSRFADFVGAGAAQIIADNACAHLFVLGPPAVVDWRSLDLVEERPVITMRGQQFTGHGKNVLGDPRIALTWLANELRQLGVTLKAGRVVTTGTCHPPLPIQSGDFCAVDFGALGKVSVGFS from the coding sequence ATGCTCGACAAGAACGCGATAGCAGCGGCATCAAAGACGCTGCATGACCACTGGCGCGCCGGCACCAAATTTGCCGGCCTCGACGAAAAGCTGCGGCCACGCGACCGCATCGAAGGCTATGCGATCCAGGCGGGAATCGAGCAATATTCATCCGATAGTTTGTTCGGCTGGAAGATCGCTGCCACCAGCGAGGCCGGACAAAAGCACATCAACGTCGACGGCCCGATGGCCGGGCGTATCCTGGCCGAGACGGTGATATCAGATGGCGGAACGGCTTCGATGGCGGGCAACGAAATGCGCGTCGCTGAGCCGGAATTCGCCTTTCGCATGCGCGTGGATCTGCCGGCGCGTACCACGCCCTATACCGTGCAGCAGGTGCTCGACGCGGTCGACACGCTGCATCCCGCTATCGAGATTCCGGATTCGCGGTTTGCCGATTTCGTCGGCGCCGGTGCCGCGCAGATCATTGCCGACAACGCCTGCGCGCATCTGTTCGTGCTCGGCCCGCCGGCAGTTGTGGACTGGCGCTCGCTCGATCTTGTCGAGGAACGGCCGGTCATCACGATGCGCGGCCAGCAATTCACGGGTCACGGCAAGAATGTGCTCGGCGATCCCAGGATTGCACTGACCTGGCTCGCCAATGAACTGCGCCAGCTTGGCGTGACGTTGAAGGCCGGCCGTGTCGTCACGACCGGCACCTGCCACCCACCGCTGCCGATACAGTCGGGCGATTTTTGCGCGGTTGATTTCGGCGCGCTCGGAAAGGTGTCGGTGGGGTTCAGCTAA
- the leuS gene encoding leucine--tRNA ligase, with the protein MTSERYNARDSEPRWQRQWAEKSIFVCKNDDPRPKYYVLEMFPYPSGRIHIGHVRNYTLGDVLARYMRAKGHNVMHPMGWDAFGLPAENAAIERKVAPKAWTYDNIAAMKKQLQSIGLSLDWSREFATCDPGYYKHQQKLFNDFLRAGLAEREKRKINWDPVDMTVLANEQVIDGRGWRSGAVVEQREMNQWVFKITKYSQELLDALDTLDRWPDRVRVMQRNWIGRSEGMLVRFALDPATAPNGDNDLKVFTTRHDTLFGAKFMAIAPDHPLAQAAAAKNPKLAEFIAEAKRHGTAQEIIDTQEKQGFDTGIKAIHPFDPSWKLPVYVANFVLMEYGTGAIFGCPAHDQRDLDFVNKYGLGNTPVVCPEGQDPKTFFITDTAYDGDGRMINSRFLDGMTIEEAKEDVAKRLETEVRGNLPVGERKINFRLRDWGVSRQRYWGCPIPVIHCPKCDVVPVPDADLPVVLPEDVTFDKPGNALDHHPTWKHVSCPKCGGKAQRETDTMDTFVDSAWYFARFTDPWNETAPTTRAIVDRLMPVDQYIGGVEHAILHLLYARFFTRAMKATGHIAYDEPFAGQYTQGMVVHETYQKADGGYVTPAEVKIEAGGNGKRAILLETGEDITIGPIEKMSKSRKNTVDPDDIIATYGADVARWFMLSDSPPDRDVIWSDERVQGASRFVQRLWRLVNESAEIAKMAPASRPASFGADALGLRKAAHGALDKVSSGIERLHFNVCLAHIREFTNALAEVLGRGGTPSPDTAWAVREAAIILVQLFAPMMPHLAEECWQVLGQSGLISEADWPQIERDLLVEDTVTLVVQVNGKKRGDVTVPRVAQNPEIEAAVLSLDAVKLALGGKAVRKVIVVPMRIVNVVG; encoded by the coding sequence ATGACCTCTGAACGTTACAACGCCCGTGATTCCGAGCCGCGCTGGCAACGCCAGTGGGCAGAAAAGTCGATTTTCGTCTGCAAAAACGACGATCCGCGGCCGAAATATTACGTGCTCGAGATGTTCCCCTACCCGTCCGGGCGCATCCATATCGGGCACGTCCGCAACTATACGCTGGGTGACGTGCTGGCCCGCTACATGCGGGCGAAGGGCCACAATGTGATGCACCCGATGGGTTGGGATGCGTTCGGGCTGCCGGCGGAAAATGCCGCGATCGAGCGCAAGGTCGCGCCCAAGGCTTGGACCTACGACAACATCGCCGCGATGAAGAAGCAGTTGCAGTCGATCGGACTGTCGCTGGACTGGTCGCGCGAATTCGCAACCTGCGACCCTGGCTACTACAAGCATCAGCAAAAACTGTTCAACGACTTCCTGCGCGCCGGTCTCGCCGAGCGCGAGAAGCGCAAGATCAACTGGGATCCGGTCGACATGACCGTGCTCGCCAACGAGCAGGTGATCGACGGCCGCGGCTGGCGCTCCGGCGCTGTTGTCGAGCAGCGCGAGATGAATCAGTGGGTCTTCAAGATCACGAAGTACTCGCAAGAGTTGCTCGACGCGCTTGACACGCTCGACCGCTGGCCCGATCGGGTGCGCGTCATGCAGCGCAACTGGATCGGCCGCAGCGAAGGCATGCTGGTCCGCTTCGCGCTCGATCCTGCGACCGCGCCGAATGGCGATAACGATCTGAAAGTCTTCACCACGCGACACGACACCCTGTTCGGTGCCAAGTTCATGGCGATCGCACCGGATCACCCGCTGGCGCAGGCCGCGGCTGCGAAGAATCCAAAGCTCGCGGAGTTCATTGCCGAAGCAAAGCGTCACGGTACCGCGCAGGAAATCATCGATACCCAGGAGAAGCAGGGTTTTGACACCGGCATTAAAGCGATCCATCCGTTCGACCCGAGCTGGAAGCTGCCGGTCTATGTCGCCAACTTTGTGCTGATGGAATACGGCACCGGCGCGATCTTCGGCTGTCCGGCGCACGACCAGCGCGACCTCGATTTTGTGAACAAATACGGGCTCGGCAACACGCCGGTGGTTTGCCCGGAGGGCCAGGATCCAAAGACCTTCTTCATCACCGATACCGCCTATGACGGCGACGGCCGTATGATCAATTCACGCTTTCTCGATGGCATGACCATCGAAGAGGCCAAGGAAGACGTCGCGAAACGGCTGGAAACTGAAGTTCGCGGCAACCTGCCGGTCGGCGAGCGCAAGATAAACTTCCGTCTGCGCGACTGGGGCGTTTCACGCCAGCGCTATTGGGGTTGTCCAATCCCGGTGATCCACTGCCCGAAGTGTGACGTCGTACCGGTGCCCGATGCGGACCTGCCGGTGGTGCTGCCGGAGGATGTGACCTTCGACAAGCCCGGCAACGCGCTCGACCATCACCCGACCTGGAAACACGTCAGCTGCCCGAAATGCGGCGGCAAGGCGCAACGCGAAACCGACACGATGGATACCTTTGTCGACTCGGCATGGTACTTCGCGCGCTTCACGGATCCGTGGAACGAGACGGCTCCAACCACACGGGCCATCGTCGATCGGTTGATGCCGGTCGATCAGTATATCGGCGGCGTCGAGCATGCGATCTTGCATCTGCTCTACGCGCGCTTCTTCACCCGCGCCATGAAGGCTACCGGTCACATCGCCTATGACGAGCCGTTCGCCGGCCAATATACGCAGGGCATGGTGGTACATGAGACCTATCAAAAAGCTGACGGCGGCTACGTCACGCCGGCCGAGGTCAAGATCGAAGCCGGCGGCAATGGCAAGCGCGCCATCCTGCTGGAAACCGGCGAAGATATCACCATCGGCCCGATCGAGAAGATGTCGAAGTCGAGGAAAAACACCGTCGACCCCGACGACATCATCGCGACCTACGGCGCCGACGTCGCGCGCTGGTTCATGCTGTCGGACTCCCCGCCCGACCGCGACGTGATCTGGAGCGACGAGCGCGTGCAGGGCGCCTCGCGCTTCGTGCAGCGGCTGTGGCGGCTGGTGAACGAATCGGCCGAGATTGCCAAAATGGCCCCGGCCAGCCGGCCGGCTTCGTTCGGCGCGGACGCGCTCGGCTTGCGCAAGGCGGCCCACGGCGCGCTGGACAAGGTGTCGTCCGGAATCGAGCGGCTGCATTTCAACGTCTGCCTTGCCCATATCCGTGAATTCACCAACGCGCTGGCCGAGGTGCTGGGCAGGGGCGGAACACCGTCGCCGGACACCGCCTGGGCGGTTCGGGAGGCCGCAATCATCCTGGTTCAACTTTTCGCGCCGATGATGCCGCATCTGGCCGAGGAATGCTGGCAGGTCCTGGGGCAGTCCGGGCTGATTTCGGAGGCCGATTGGCCCCAAATCGAACGCGATTTGCTGGTTGAAGACACCGTGACGCTGGTGGTCCAGGTTAACGGCAAAAAGCGGGGTGATGTTACCGTGCCACGGGTCGCCCAAAATCCGGAAATTGAGGCTGCCGTTTTGTCGCTCGATGCGGTAAAACTCGCTCTCGGCGGCAAGGCCGTCCGCAAGGTAATCGTTGTTCCCATGAGGATCGTGAATGTCGTTGGCTAG
- a CDS encoding sensor domain-containing diguanylate cyclase has translation MSGVTFNRNRVKLKKLLGIRARLAMLAVMLVAPLMLERVRSLEDTRAKQIAIASEEYANITHHSAETQREVISSVETMLKSAAYIRASSGIGRSCEILRASLPANLPWIRSIMLVSKDGVVQCSTLNIQVGLNIGDRDYFKKAQETRDFVFSDYLFGKTNNRPIMMAAYPVSAINPDEDSVAVAGINLDWLSKIMANLGGRPGISSLLIDSTGVVLAAPPDQASMIGRPLDNVPLLSAITYKALSSNSDTGSLSFTANDGSKRAISFARIPGTQSRLIVSVDEAKVTAAINRDIRTAYLQLGFVCLFVLLGALIGAEKLIINPIEVMTGMARRFGEGDWSARVSRSRLPLEFMPLARAFNAMAAQLSQRERELVATNDRLTVMASIDMLSGLANRRGFQSRLDFEWLKAQQYHCELSLLMIDVDHFKLYNDTYGHPEGDACLTRLGEALAGIAADTMGFAGRYGGEEFCLLLPNTSPQKALEIGETVRATIQGLGLPHITSSHCIVTVSVGVAATLPSDAQTPGDLIEAADAALYAAKHRGRNTVVEHGFAKLVDEAGIAMAG, from the coding sequence ATGTCTGGCGTTACTTTCAACCGCAATCGGGTCAAACTCAAGAAGCTTCTGGGAATCCGGGCGCGGCTTGCCATGCTGGCAGTGATGCTGGTGGCGCCCTTGATGCTGGAGCGCGTCCGCTCGCTCGAAGACACCCGCGCCAAGCAGATCGCGATCGCTTCGGAAGAATACGCCAATATCACCCACCACAGCGCCGAGACCCAGCGCGAGGTGATCTCCTCCGTCGAGACGATGCTGAAATCCGCCGCCTATATCCGCGCCTCCAGCGGCATCGGGCGCAGTTGCGAAATCCTGCGCGCCAGCCTGCCCGCCAACCTGCCCTGGATCCGCAGCATCATGCTCGTGAGCAAGGACGGCGTGGTGCAGTGTTCCACCCTGAACATTCAGGTCGGCCTCAACATCGGCGATCGCGACTATTTCAAGAAGGCGCAGGAAACCCGCGATTTCGTTTTCAGCGACTACCTGTTCGGCAAAACCAACAACCGGCCGATCATGATGGCGGCCTATCCGGTCTCCGCGATCAATCCGGACGAAGATTCGGTAGCGGTCGCCGGCATCAATCTCGACTGGCTGTCGAAGATCATGGCCAACCTCGGCGGACGGCCGGGCATTTCATCTCTCCTGATCGATAGCACCGGCGTTGTGCTGGCGGCGCCACCGGACCAGGCCAGCATGATTGGCCGGCCGCTCGACAACGTGCCGCTACTGTCGGCCATCACCTACAAGGCGCTCAGCTCCAACTCCGATACGGGCTCGCTTTCCTTTACCGCTAACGACGGCTCCAAGCGCGCCATCAGTTTCGCGCGCATTCCCGGGACGCAATCGCGCCTGATCGTCAGCGTCGACGAGGCCAAGGTGACGGCCGCAATCAATCGCGACATCCGCACCGCCTATCTTCAATTGGGATTCGTCTGCCTGTTCGTGCTGCTCGGCGCGCTGATCGGGGCAGAGAAGCTCATCATCAATCCGATCGAAGTCATGACCGGCATGGCCAGGCGGTTCGGCGAAGGCGACTGGTCGGCCCGCGTCTCGCGCAGCCGGCTGCCGCTGGAATTCATGCCGCTGGCGCGCGCCTTCAACGCGATGGCGGCGCAACTCAGCCAGCGCGAGCGTGAACTTGTCGCCACCAACGACCGGCTCACCGTGATGGCGTCGATCGACATGCTGTCGGGCCTCGCCAACCGCCGCGGCTTCCAAAGCCGGCTCGATTTCGAATGGTTGAAGGCGCAGCAGTATCATTGCGAGCTGTCGCTGTTGATGATCGATGTCGATCACTTCAAGCTTTACAACGACACCTATGGCCACCCCGAGGGCGACGCCTGCCTCACCCGGCTCGGCGAAGCGCTGGCCGGCATCGCCGCCGACACAATGGGCTTTGCCGGCCGCTATGGCGGCGAGGAATTCTGCCTGCTGCTGCCGAACACGAGCCCGCAGAAGGCGCTGGAGATCGGCGAAACCGTGCGCGCGACCATTCAAGGCCTCGGCCTGCCGCATATCACCTCCAGCCACTGCATCGTCACCGTCAGCGTCGGCGTGGCCGCGACGCTGCCGAGCGACGCCCAAACTCCCGGCGACCTGATCGAAGCGGCGGATGCCGCCCTCTACGCCGCCAAACACCGCGGCCGCAACACCGTGGTCGAGCACGGGTTCGCCAAGCTGGTGGACGAGGCGGGCATAGCGATGGCGGGGTGA
- a CDS encoding outer membrane lipoprotein carrier protein LolA — MTQQPTHRGLRSGLALLIAISIAGFATPARSQTVPVPKPAPKAKARDGSVQMSAQEKGPTTTGATQTPPNPVIPDPNRNVPANIFATFDASQKAQAARVSSYLSSLQTLVGNFVQVGPDGSKTKGDFYIQKPGKVRFEYDAPSPIAIIADGSSLAVRDTKLATQDIYPLSQTPLRFLLSDRIDLLKDTNVVNVTADDIYISVTIEEKQALIGTSRLMLMVGVKDGQLKQWTVTDPQGYDTTIAVYNLDSSKKVDPGLFKIDFTNYTTPAN, encoded by the coding sequence ATGACACAACAACCCACCCATCGCGGGCTGCGCTCCGGACTGGCCCTTTTAATCGCCATATCCATCGCAGGCTTTGCGACGCCTGCGCGCTCGCAGACCGTGCCGGTTCCGAAGCCCGCGCCGAAGGCCAAGGCCCGCGACGGCAGCGTGCAGATGAGCGCACAGGAAAAGGGGCCGACGACCACCGGCGCCACCCAGACGCCGCCGAACCCGGTGATTCCCGACCCAAACCGCAATGTCCCGGCTAATATTTTTGCAACCTTCGACGCCAGCCAGAAGGCGCAGGCTGCCCGGGTCAGTTCCTATCTGTCCTCGCTGCAGACGCTGGTCGGAAATTTCGTCCAGGTCGGCCCCGACGGCAGCAAGACCAAGGGCGATTTCTACATCCAGAAGCCGGGCAAGGTGCGTTTCGAGTACGATGCGCCCAGTCCGATCGCGATCATCGCCGACGGCTCGTCGCTGGCGGTGCGGGATACGAAGCTTGCGACCCAGGACATCTATCCGCTGTCGCAAACGCCGCTGCGCTTCCTGCTGTCGGACCGGATCGACCTGCTGAAGGACACCAATGTCGTCAACGTCACGGCCGATGACATCTACATCAGCGTCACCATCGAGGAGAAGCAGGCCCTGATCGGCACCAGCCGGCTGATGCTGATGGTCGGCGTCAAGGACGGCCAGCTCAAGCAATGGACGGTAACCGACCCGCAGGGTTACGACACCACGATTGCGGTCTACAATCTGGATTCGTCCAAGAAGGTCGATCCCGGCCTCTTCAAGATCGACTTCACCAACTACACTACGCCGGCGAACTGA
- a CDS encoding cyclic nucleotide-binding domain-containing protein, with product MSIEDDVALLERVPTLRLLGTAALRMLAIGSEQRDFSPGDYLFNAGDEADAGYIVQRGAIRVEDGGAEVVAGPGALIGELALIVAMKRPSSAVALDHSSVIRVARSLFQRVLESDPGAARRLRDELATRTSQLASDILMAGAKLSI from the coding sequence ATGTCGATCGAAGATGATGTAGCCCTGCTCGAGCGGGTCCCGACATTGCGCCTGTTGGGAACGGCTGCCTTGCGCATGCTGGCGATCGGCTCGGAGCAGCGCGATTTCTCGCCCGGCGATTATTTGTTCAACGCCGGCGACGAGGCGGATGCGGGCTATATCGTTCAACGCGGCGCGATCCGCGTCGAGGACGGCGGCGCCGAAGTCGTTGCGGGCCCCGGTGCCCTGATCGGCGAGTTGGCGCTTATCGTCGCGATGAAGCGGCCGTCGAGTGCGGTCGCGCTTGATCATTCCTCGGTCATCCGGGTGGCGCGCAGCTTGTTTCAACGCGTGCTCGAAAGCGATCCGGGCGCGGCGCGCCGCCTGCGCGACGAGCTCGCCACCCGCACCAGCCAGCTCGCCAGCGATATTTTGATGGCCGGCGCCAAGCTGAGTATCTAG
- a CDS encoding L,D-transpeptidase family protein, whose product MESNAITITYKTATRDRPLTAIRVHRAAGDPRRGWLTADGWTVPVALGRGGILANKREGDGGTPKGTYRPLQLWWRADRHPRPRTYLPVRPIRPEDAWCEDPQDRRYNQPIRLVRDQPGDRLTREDHLYDFIVEIDHNAGPRIAGRGSAVFLHLARPNFSPTAGCISMTKSAMLRLLRRMGPQTKIMIG is encoded by the coding sequence ATGGAAAGCAACGCTATTACAATCACTTATAAGACAGCCACGCGTGATCGGCCGCTGACGGCAATCAGGGTCCACCGGGCGGCCGGCGATCCGCGCCGGGGCTGGCTGACGGCCGACGGTTGGACCGTGCCGGTGGCACTTGGCCGCGGCGGCATCCTCGCCAACAAACGGGAGGGCGACGGCGGCACCCCGAAGGGCACGTACCGCCCGCTGCAATTGTGGTGGCGCGCCGACCGCCATCCTCGGCCGCGGACCTATCTTCCGGTGCGGCCGATCCGGCCCGAAGACGCCTGGTGCGAGGACCCGCAGGACCGCCGTTACAATCAGCCGATCCGTCTGGTCCGCGACCAGCCAGGCGACCGGCTGACGCGCGAGGACCACCTCTACGATTTCATCGTCGAAATCGATCACAACGCCGGCCCACGGATAGCCGGCCGCGGCAGCGCCGTGTTCCTGCATCTGGCACGCCCCAATTTCTCGCCGACGGCCGGGTGCATTTCGATGACGAAATCCGCCATGCTGCGACTGTTGCGGCGGATGGGCCCGCAGACCAAGATCATGATCGGCTGA
- a CDS encoding YggS family pyridoxal phosphate-dependent enzyme produces the protein MATPLTKSLPTGLAQVEQDIARACKEARRERASVTLIAVSKTFEATAISPVIDAGQRVFGENRVQEAKAKWPALVSACPEIALHLIGPLQSNKAKEAVALFDAIHSVDRPSICEALAKEINSQNKRPELFVQVNTGEEPQKAGVAPGEADAFIANCRDKYGLVISGLMCIPPVDEAPAPHFALTAKIAARNGLKNLSMGMSADFAVAIQLGATHVRVGSAIFGHR, from the coding sequence ATGGCGACACCGCTAACCAAGTCTTTACCAACCGGCCTGGCTCAGGTGGAGCAGGACATCGCGCGCGCGTGCAAGGAAGCGCGCCGCGAGCGTGCGTCGGTGACGCTGATCGCGGTGTCGAAGACATTTGAAGCAACAGCGATTTCGCCTGTCATCGATGCCGGGCAGCGCGTGTTCGGCGAAAATCGCGTGCAGGAAGCCAAGGCGAAATGGCCGGCGCTGGTGTCGGCCTGTCCCGAAATTGCGCTGCATCTGATCGGGCCGTTGCAATCCAACAAGGCGAAGGAGGCCGTGGCGCTGTTCGACGCCATCCATTCGGTCGACCGTCCCAGTATTTGCGAAGCGTTAGCCAAGGAAATCAATTCCCAGAACAAGCGGCCAGAATTGTTCGTTCAAGTGAACACTGGTGAAGAGCCGCAAAAGGCCGGCGTCGCGCCGGGCGAGGCGGATGCCTTCATTGCGAACTGTCGTGACAAATACGGCCTGGTCATTTCCGGCTTGATGTGCATCCCGCCGGTCGACGAAGCGCCGGCGCCGCATTTCGCGTTGACGGCCAAGATCGCCGCGCGCAACGGGCTGAAAAACCTGTCGATGGGCATGAGCGCCGATTTCGCGGTAGCGATCCAGCTCGGCGCCACACATGTGCGCGTGGGGTCGGCGATTTTCGGGCACCGCTGA
- a CDS encoding response regulator transcription factor, with the protein MPNARKILIVDDDTDLRDTLVEQLSLHEEFEASAVDTGAKGASAAKANSPDLVLMDVGLPDTDGREVVRSLRKGGFKAPIIMLTGHDTDSDTILGLESGANDYVAKPFRFAVLLARIRAQLRQHEASEDAVFSVGPYSFRPGSKMLTAANARKVRLTEKETAILRFLYRAGQLPVSRETLLQEVWGYNSGVTTHTLETHIYRLRQKIEKDAANPEILVTEAGGYKLVP; encoded by the coding sequence ATGCCCAATGCCCGCAAGATCCTGATCGTGGATGACGACACCGATCTGCGCGACACACTGGTCGAGCAACTATCGTTGCACGAGGAGTTCGAAGCTTCCGCGGTCGACACCGGCGCCAAGGGCGCCAGCGCCGCCAAGGCCAATTCCCCCGATCTGGTGCTGATGGATGTCGGCTTGCCGGATACCGATGGGCGGGAAGTCGTGCGCAGCCTCCGCAAGGGGGGCTTCAAGGCGCCGATCATCATGCTGACCGGCCACGACACTGACTCAGACACCATCTTGGGGCTCGAATCCGGCGCCAATGATTACGTCGCAAAGCCGTTCCGGTTCGCGGTCCTGCTCGCCCGGATCAGGGCGCAGCTCCGCCAGCACGAGGCCAGCGAGGACGCGGTGTTTTCCGTCGGTCCCTACAGCTTTCGGCCCGGCTCCAAGATGCTGACCGCCGCCAATGCCAGAAAAGTTCGACTGACCGAGAAGGAAACCGCGATCCTGCGTTTCCTGTATCGCGCCGGCCAGTTACCGGTTTCGCGCGAGACGTTGCTGCAGGAAGTCTGGGGCTACAATTCGGGCGTCACCACGCACACGCTGGAAACCCATATCTACCGTCTCAGGCAGAAGATCGAGAAGGATGCTGCCAATCCGGAAATCCTGGTGACGGAAGCCGGTGGCTACAAGCTGGTGCCGTGA
- a CDS encoding exodeoxyribonuclease III yields the protein MRFSLTTWNINSVRLRIDIVAKFLKSARPDVLCLQETKCIDDAFPLKRFKRLGYEHVALNGQKGYHGVAIVSKLPFEATDIRTFCDNIDSRHISVAFGEKAQLAKPLVLHNFYVPAGGDIPDPALNPKFDHKLKFLDEMKACEPLHPRGDDRHILVGDLNVAPHENDVWSHKQLLKVVSHTPIECEKLLAAQTHGEWFDVARERIPLSEKVYTWWSYRAADWTVGDRGRRLDHIWVSRALKDGVSDFKITRDARSWERPSDHVPVTVTLDV from the coding sequence ATGCGGTTTTCCCTGACAACGTGGAATATCAATTCGGTGCGCCTGCGCATCGACATCGTCGCCAAATTCCTCAAATCGGCGCGGCCGGACGTGCTGTGCCTGCAGGAAACAAAATGCATCGACGACGCCTTCCCGCTGAAGCGATTCAAGCGTCTCGGCTACGAGCATGTCGCGCTGAACGGACAGAAGGGTTATCACGGCGTCGCCATCGTCTCGAAACTGCCGTTCGAGGCCACCGATATCCGAACCTTCTGCGACAACATCGATTCGCGCCACATCTCGGTGGCGTTCGGCGAGAAGGCGCAGCTTGCGAAACCACTGGTGCTGCACAATTTCTACGTTCCGGCCGGCGGCGACATTCCCGATCCCGCGCTCAATCCGAAGTTCGATCACAAGCTGAAATTTCTCGACGAGATGAAGGCGTGCGAACCGCTGCATCCGCGCGGCGACGACCGGCATATCCTGGTCGGCGACCTCAATGTCGCGCCCCATGAGAACGACGTGTGGTCGCACAAGCAGCTTTTGAAGGTCGTCTCGCACACGCCGATCGAATGCGAGAAGCTGCTGGCGGCGCAGACCCATGGCGAATGGTTCGACGTCGCGCGCGAGCGGATCCCGCTTTCGGAAAAGGTCTATACCTGGTGGAGCTACCGCGCCGCCGACTGGACGGTGGGCGACCGCGGCCGGCGACTCGACCACATCTGGGTCTCGCGCGCGCTGAAAGACGGTGTCAGCGATTTCAAGATTACGCGAGACGCCCGCAGCTGGGAGCGACCGTCCGACCACGTGCCGGTGACGGTGACGCTGGACGTGTAG